A genomic region of Papaver somniferum cultivar HN1 chromosome 7, ASM357369v1, whole genome shotgun sequence contains the following coding sequences:
- the LOC113299285 gene encoding E3 ubiquitin-protein ligase MBR2-like, translated as MDKNTGKRAVVGIGVATRGSSLSSRDSSNNENRNAQCCNRLGCSTRFNSMKGSVGKSERDNRSGLSVRSRGGNSNVGSSSKTYSTMNEVKKTNQGFQKQSCQKDAVSAETSNMRMEEEVSDPSTFNARVNPRVKGAEQAGVLNGLSVNTSEEVVTSNESSNIRTQKQTFRRPGLSNQDFSPNSSARRSFAPKNSFQASKAVSNGQGSSSRYGLRNLGCSSISDVLPGCSSSDSGRGRRTEVAKRKSSEGARGKVMIGSSSGGNSVNQNSPSGSNLSISERPSSSHQSSRTRNWAPSRDGVTSVRTRRTINGETRSRLSETGVENNSSQSDPLVVISELSPAELTVGQSSQPSSLHQSSSVHPMAHRSSFDRPGSSNGNVRIRPSIHSEDDGLRMFSGLSVDRDGLRRFNIDGIAEVLLALDRIEHDEELTYEQLLALEANLFLGGISFHDQHRDMRLDIDNMSYEELLALEEKMGNVSTALTEETILKCLRRNCYNPVPADEKNVESGDDDAKCTVCQEEYVEGDEVGKLRCDHRYHVVCVQQWLRQKNWCPICKAPAADS; from the exons ATGGATAAAAACACCGGTAAAAGAGCTGTTGTTGGGATTGGTGTTGCCACAAGAGGTTCTTCCTTGAGTTCCAGAGATTCATCGAACAATGAGAACCGAAACGCACAATGTTGTAACAGGCTAGGTTGCAGCACCAGATTTAACTCCATGAAAGGCTCTGTTGGTAAATCAGAAAGAGATAATAGATCGGGTCTTTCTGTCCGCTCAAGGGGTGGTAACTCAAATGTTGGAAGCTCCTCGAAAACATACTCTACAATGAATGAAGTAAAAAAAACCAACCAAGGGTTCCAGAAACAATCTTGTCAAAAAGATGCAGTTTCTGCTGAAACCAGCAACATGCGTATGGAGGAAGAAGTTTCAGATCCCAGCACCTTTAATGCCAGAGTGAATCCTAGAGTGAAAGGCGCTGAACAAGCTGGAGTTTTGAATGGGTTATCCGTTAATACTTCGGAGGAAGTTGTTACGAGCAATGAATCATCAAACATAAGAACGCAGAAGCAAACCTTTAGAAGACCAGGACTAAGTAATCAGGATTTTTCTCCTAACTCCTCGGCCCGAAGGTCATTTGCTCCTAAAAACAGTTTCCAAGCTTCAAAAGCAGTCTCTAATGGTCAGGGTAGCTCGAGCAGATATGGTCTCAGAAATCTTGGATGTTCATCAATATCTGATGTCCTCCCAGGTTGTTCATCTTCTGATTCTGGCCGTGGTAGAAGGACTGAAGTTGCAAAACGCAAAAGTTCCGAAGGAGCAAGAGGGAAGGTAATGATTGGGTCATCAAGTGGAGGAAATTCAGTGAATCAAAATTCACCATCTGGGTCTAACCTGTCTATCTCTGAACGCCCATCATCATCTCATCAATCTTCAAGAACCAGAAATTGGGCTCCTAGTAGGGATGGTGTTACATCAGTTAGAACTCGTAGGACAATTAATGGAGAAACTAGGTCAAGGCTCTCCGAGACTGGTGTAGAGAATAACTCATCACAGTCTGATCCCCTTGTTGTGATTTCAGAACTCTCTCCCGCTGAACTAACAGTTGGCCAATCCAGTCAACCTAGTTCCTTGCACCAATCTTCATCAGTGCATCCTATGGCACACCGAAGCTCTTTTGACCGCCCTGGTAGTAGCAATGGGAATGTGCGAATTCGGCCGAGTATTCATTCAGAAGACGATGGTCTGCGGATGTTCAGTGGACTCTCAGTCGATCGAGATGGTCTGCGACGCTTCAACATTGATGGAATCGCGGAG GTATTGCTGGCACTGGACAGGATTGAACATGATGAGGAGCTTACATATGAG CAATTATTAGCTTTGGAGGCAAACTTGTTCCTGGGTGGCATTAGCTTTCATGACCAACATAGAGATATGAGACTTGATATTGATAACATGTCATATGAG GAATTATTAGCTTTGGAGGAGAAGATGGGTAATGTTAGCACAGCACTTACAGAAGAAACAATTTTGAAATGCCTTAGACGGAATTGCTATAATCCTGTGCCTGCTGATGAAAAGAATGTTGAATCTGGGGATGATGATGCCAAGTGCACTGTTTGTCAA GAGGAATATGTCGAGGGAGACGAGGTGGGTAAGTTACGCTGTGATCACCGGTATCATGTAGTTTGCGTTCAGCAGTGGCTGCGTCAGAAGAACTGGTGTCCAATCTGTAAGGCTCCTGCAGCAGATTCCTAG